From Glycine soja cultivar W05 chromosome 4, ASM419377v2, whole genome shotgun sequence, the proteins below share one genomic window:
- the LOC114410043 gene encoding uncharacterized protein LOC114410043 yields MIASTSTSTNVVPHPLRFLSKPTSHSTTRFLSLTLHSRGIAVALSSSSRTTPLKPTCHFNSKDGSFELHEDEDERDVHCEVQVISWRERKVNAQITVDADTESVWNALTDYEHLADFIPNLVWSGRIPCPYPGRIWLEQRGFQRAMYWHIEARVVLDLREVINSAWDRELHFSMVDGDFKKFDGKWSVKSGTRSSTAILSYEVDVIPRFNFPAIFLERIIRSDLPVNLRALAYRAERNFVGYQKLPVSENHLRKTYAAINGSSVKKINGASSESFKKINGALCGSDKLPPAENKKEIATSVSGSMLTSSSEVRSNWGVFGKVCRLDRPRMVDEVHLRRFDGLLENGGVHRCVVASITVKAPVREVWNILTAYETLPEIVPNLAISKVVSRDNSKVRILQEGCKGLLYMVLHARVVLDLCEYLEQEISFEQVEGDFDSFRGKWIFEQLGNHHTLLKYSVESKMRKDTFLSEAIMEEVIYEDLPSNLSAIRDYIENMNASKSSEVCEQNTNSGQQIVSSGSQKDDNSGSTEEVPHCDVRCSSQQRSKVPGLQRNIKVLESELLKFIAEHGQEGFMPMRKQLRLHGRVDIEKAITRMGGFRKIATILNLSLAYKHRKPKGYWDNLENLQEEISRFQRSWGIDPSFMPSRKSFERAGRYDIARALEKWGGLHEVSRLLSLKVRQRSRQDNLAKDKRSDHTDSEMKTPCIPQDTQKWLTKLKQFDMNWFE; encoded by the exons ATGATCGCCTCCACCTCCACTTCCACCAATGTTGTACCTCACCCTCTGCGCTTTCTGTCCAAACCAACCTCACATTCCACTACGAGGTTTCTGTCTCTCACACTCCACTCTCGGGGCATCGCTGTTGCACTTTCCTCGTCCAGTAGAACCACCCCCTTGAAGCCCACGTGCCACTTCAACAGCAAAGATGGAAGCTTTGAGCTGCATGAGGATGAGGATGAGCGTGATGTGCATTGTGAGGTCCAAGTGATTTCGTGGAGGGAGCGCAAAGTTAACGCCCAAATCACGGTTGATGCTGACACTGAGTCCGTTTGGAATGCTCTCACTGATTATGAGCATCTTGCTGACTTCATCCCAAATCTTGTGTGGAG tgGGAGAATTCCTTGTCCGTACCCAGGAAGGATATGGTTAGAGCAAAGGGGATTCCAAAGGGCAATGTATTGGCATATAGAAGCTCGTGTTGTGTTGGATCTTCGAGAAGTCATCAATTCA GCATGGGATCGAGAACTTCACTTTTCCATGGTTGATGGGGACTTTAAGAAGTTCGATGGTAAATGGTCCGTAAAATCTGGAACAAG GTCATCAACTGCTATTTTATCTTATGAAGTTGATGTGATACCAAGGTTCAATTTCCCAGCTATTTTTTTGGAAAGGATTATCAGATCCGATCTTCCTGTGAACCTTCGAGCTTTGGCATACAGAGCTGAAAGGAACTTTGTGGGATATCAGAAACTTCCAGTGTCAGAAAACCACTTGCGCAAAACTTATGCGGCCATTAACGGGTCATCTGTTAAAAAGATAAATGGTGCTTCGTCTGAaagttttaaaaagataaatggtGCTTTGTGTGGAAGTGATAAGTTGCCTCCTGCagagaacaaaaaagaaattgccACCTCAGTTTCTGGTTCCATGCTCACATCTTCCAGTGAGGTGAGAAGCAACTGGGGTGTATTTGGAAAAGTTTGCAGGCTTGACAGACCTCGGATGGTGGATGAAGTTCATCTCCGCAGATTTGATGGACTTCTG GAAAATGGAGGTGTTCATCGCTGTGTTGTTGCAAGCATAACAGTTAAAGCTCCTGTTCGTGAAGTATGGAATATTCTAACTGCCTACGAGACTCTTCCTGA GATAGTTCCAAATTTAGCAATCAGTAAGGTGGTATCACGAGATAATAGTAAAGTTCGCATTCTTCAG GAAGGGTGTAAGGGTCTTCTTTATATGGTGCTTCATGCTCGTGTAGTGCTGGACTTGTGTGAATATTTAGAACAGGAGATCAGTTTTGAACAAGTTGAAGGGGACTTTGATTCATTCCGGGGAAAATGGATTTTTGAGCAACTAGGAAATCATCACACACTGCTAAAGTACTCTGTGGAGTCAAAAATGCGCAAAGATACTTTCCTTTCCGAAGCCATAATGGAGGAG GTCATTTATGAAGATCTCCCATCAAACTTGTCTGCAATAAGAGACTATATTGAGAACATGAATGCATCAAAATCTTCTGAAGTTTGTGAGCAGAATACGAATTCAGGGCAACAAATTGTTTCATCAGGCTCTCAAAAAGATGACAACTCTGGTTCAACTGAGGAAGTTCCTCATTGCGACGTTCGATGTTCATCTCAGCAAAGATCTAAAGTGCCAGGCTTACAGAGGAATATTAAAGTACTAGAATCTGAACTACTGAAATTCATTGCAGAACATGGACAGGAAGGATTTATGCCAATGAGGAAGCAACTCCGTTTGCATGGAAGAGTGGATATTGAGAAGGCTATAACTCGCATGGGTGGATTCAGAAAGATTGCAACCatattgaacctttctttggcTTACAAACACCGGAAACCTAAGGGTTACTGGGACAATCTTGAAAATTTGCAGGAAGAG ATAAGTCGGTTTCAAAGGAGCTGGGGCATAGACCCTTCATTTATGCCCAGTAGAAAGTCATTTGAACGTGCAG GGCGATATGATATTGCACGTGCACTGGAAAAGTGGGGTGGACTACACGAGGTTTCTCGCCTTCTGTCGCTCAAGGTAAGACAACGGAGCAGACAGGACAACCTTGCTAAGGATAAGAGGAGTGAtcatacagatagtgaaatgaAGACACCATGTATTCCTCAAGACACACAAAAGTGGCTTACAAAACTAAAACAGTTTGACATGAATTGGTTTGAGTAA
- the LOC114410044 gene encoding trafficking protein particle complex subunit 2-like: protein MATTACFIIVSRNDIPIYEAEVGVAAKREDAAQLHQFILHAALDIVQDLAWTTSAMYLKSVDRFNELVVSVYVTAGHTRLMLLHDSRNDDGIKSFFQEVHELYIKTLLNPLYLPGSRITSSHFDTKVRALARKYL, encoded by the exons ATGGCAACCACTGCCTGTTTCATCATTGTTAGCAGAAATGACATTCCTATATATGAAGCTGAAGTTGGAGTAGCTGCTAAA AGGGAAGATGCTGCTCAACTGCATCAATTTATCCTTCATGCTGCTCTTGATATTGTTCAGGATCTTGCATGGACTACTAGTGCCAT GTACTTGAAATCAGTAGACAGGTTTAATGAACTTGTGGTGTCAGTGTATGTTACAGCTGGTC ATACCCGACTTATGTTGCTACATGACTCCCGTAATGATGATGGTATTAAGAGCTTCTTCCAAGAGGTGCATGAGCTTTACATAAAG ACTCTCCTTAATCCCCTGTACTTGCCTGGCTCCCGGATCACGTCATCACATTTTGATACTAAAGTCCGTGCCCTTGCACGAAAGTATCTGTAG
- the LOC114410045 gene encoding CBS domain-containing protein CBSCBSPB3-like isoform X2 encodes MSSTEASSINKKTKRHQKKSLSLPARNGINPPDDGGERTVKKLRLSKALTIPDGTTVSEACRRMAARRIDAVLLTDSNALLAGILTDKDVATRVVTEGLKPEETTVSKVMTRNPIFVTSDTLAIDALQKMIQGKFRHLPVVENGEVIAMLDITKCLYDAISRMESATQQGSAVAAAVEGVELQQTTPNTFIETLRERVFKPSLSTIVDENTKVAIALASDPVYVAAKKMRELHVNSAVIVMENKIQGILTSKDILMRVVAQNLSPESALLEKVMTPNPQCASLETTILDALHMMHNGKFLHLPVVDRDGNVTACLDVLQITHAAISLVESSPGASNDAANTVMQKFWDSAFALEPPEDFDTHSEASGQLTLDGADTTKSTYQSVGFGNSFAFKFDDHNGHVHRFYCGAEHQEELLSAVMQRIGDVNDGEHPTMLYKDDDGDKIIIATDNDLVAAVSYARSAGLKALKLDLEFPNSTKPTKLQPGTATIQKTSTLSLRSGIFAGVVVLTSISVLVYLKRSRQ; translated from the exons atgagcaGCACTGAAGCTTCCTCCATCAACAAAAAGACCAAACGCCATCAAAAGAAGTCCCTCTCCCTCCCCGCCCGTAACGGAATCAACCCTCC GGATGATGGCGGAGAAAGAACCGTTAAGAAGCTTCGGTTGTCTAAGGCGCTCACCATCCCCGACGGAACCACCGTCTCCGAGGCCTGCAGGCGCATGGCTGCTCGCCGCATCGACGCCGTTTTGCTAACTGATTCCAACGCTCTGCTTGCCGGAATTCTCACTGACAAG gatgtGGCTACTAGAGTCGTCACAGAGGGGCTGAAGCCGGAGGAGACGACGGTGTCGAAAGTAATGACGCGGAATCCCATCTTTGTCACGTCGGATACGCTCGCCATCGATGCGCTTCAGAAGATGATTCAGG GTAAATTCAGACACCTCCCTGTCGTGGAAAATGGTGAAGTCATTGCCATGCTGGATATTACCAAATGCCTTTATGATGCCATATCTAGGATGGAGAGCGCTACTCAACAGGGGAGTGCCGTTGCTGCAGCGGTTGAGGGAGTGGAACTTCAGCAAACTA CTCCAAATACTTTCATTGAAACATTGAGAGAGCGCGTGTTCAAACCTTCCCTGTCAACTATAGTCGATGAAAATACAAA GGTTGCTATTGCATTAGCATCAGATCCTGTCTACGTGGCTGCAAAAAAGATGCGGGAGTTGCATGTAAATTCAGCTGTGATTGTGATGGAAAACAAGATTCAGGGGATACTTAC TTCAAAGGACATCCTTATGCGCGTGGTGGCTCAAAATCTTTCCCCAGAGTCGGCTCTTCTGGAAAAG GTGATGACTCCAAACCCACAATGTGCATCTCTAGAGACAACAATTCTTGATGCACTGCATATGATGCATAATGGGAAGTTCTTACATCTTCCTGTGGTGGACAGAG ATGGAAATGTTACTGCTTGTTTGGATGTTTTGCAGATAACTCATGCTGCAATTTCTCTG GTTGAAAGTAGTCCTGGAGCATCCAATGATGCGGCAAACACAGTTATGCAAAAATTTTGGGACTCGGCTTTTGCTCTAGAGCCGCCTGAAGATTTTGACACCCATAG TGAAGCCTCTGGACAGCTGACTTTGGATGGGGCAGATACCACAAAGTCTACATATCAATCTGTAGGTTTTGGAAATTCATTTGCTTTTAAATTTGACGATCACAATGGCCATGTTCATCGATTCTACTGTG GTGCTGAACATCAAGAAGAACTTCTATCTGCTGTCATGCAAAGAATTGGTGATGTTAATGATGGAGAACACCCTACAATGCTG TATAAGGACGATGATGgcgataaaattattattgcgACTGATAACGATCTTGTGGCTGCCGTCAGTTATGCTAGGTCTGCAGGACTGAAG GCTTTAAAGTTGGATTTGGAGTTTCCCAATTCAACCAAACCAACAAAACTGCAACCTGGTACAGCCACTATACAGAAAACCAGTACATTGTCTCTCCGTTCTGGTATTTTTGCAGGTGTTGTTGTTCTAACGAGCATTAGTGTATTGGTGTACTTAAAGCGCTCTAGACAGTAA
- the LOC114410045 gene encoding CBS domain-containing protein CBSCBSPB3-like isoform X1, protein MSSTEASSINKKTKRHQKKSLSLPARNGINPPDDGGERTVKKLRLSKALTIPDGTTVSEACRRMAARRIDAVLLTDSNALLAGILTDKDVATRVVTEGLKPEETTVSKVMTRNPIFVTSDTLAIDALQKMIQGKFRHLPVVENGEVIAMLDITKCLYDAISRMESATQQGSAVAAAVEGVELQQTSNAPNTFIETLRERVFKPSLSTIVDENTKVAIALASDPVYVAAKKMRELHVNSAVIVMENKIQGILTSKDILMRVVAQNLSPESALLEKVMTPNPQCASLETTILDALHMMHNGKFLHLPVVDRDGNVTACLDVLQITHAAISLVESSPGASNDAANTVMQKFWDSAFALEPPEDFDTHSEASGQLTLDGADTTKSTYQSVGFGNSFAFKFDDHNGHVHRFYCGAEHQEELLSAVMQRIGDVNDGEHPTMLYKDDDGDKIIIATDNDLVAAVSYARSAGLKALKLDLEFPNSTKPTKLQPGTATIQKTSTLSLRSGIFAGVVVLTSISVLVYLKRSRQ, encoded by the exons atgagcaGCACTGAAGCTTCCTCCATCAACAAAAAGACCAAACGCCATCAAAAGAAGTCCCTCTCCCTCCCCGCCCGTAACGGAATCAACCCTCC GGATGATGGCGGAGAAAGAACCGTTAAGAAGCTTCGGTTGTCTAAGGCGCTCACCATCCCCGACGGAACCACCGTCTCCGAGGCCTGCAGGCGCATGGCTGCTCGCCGCATCGACGCCGTTTTGCTAACTGATTCCAACGCTCTGCTTGCCGGAATTCTCACTGACAAG gatgtGGCTACTAGAGTCGTCACAGAGGGGCTGAAGCCGGAGGAGACGACGGTGTCGAAAGTAATGACGCGGAATCCCATCTTTGTCACGTCGGATACGCTCGCCATCGATGCGCTTCAGAAGATGATTCAGG GTAAATTCAGACACCTCCCTGTCGTGGAAAATGGTGAAGTCATTGCCATGCTGGATATTACCAAATGCCTTTATGATGCCATATCTAGGATGGAGAGCGCTACTCAACAGGGGAGTGCCGTTGCTGCAGCGGTTGAGGGAGTGGAACTTCAGCAAACTAGTAATG CTCCAAATACTTTCATTGAAACATTGAGAGAGCGCGTGTTCAAACCTTCCCTGTCAACTATAGTCGATGAAAATACAAA GGTTGCTATTGCATTAGCATCAGATCCTGTCTACGTGGCTGCAAAAAAGATGCGGGAGTTGCATGTAAATTCAGCTGTGATTGTGATGGAAAACAAGATTCAGGGGATACTTAC TTCAAAGGACATCCTTATGCGCGTGGTGGCTCAAAATCTTTCCCCAGAGTCGGCTCTTCTGGAAAAG GTGATGACTCCAAACCCACAATGTGCATCTCTAGAGACAACAATTCTTGATGCACTGCATATGATGCATAATGGGAAGTTCTTACATCTTCCTGTGGTGGACAGAG ATGGAAATGTTACTGCTTGTTTGGATGTTTTGCAGATAACTCATGCTGCAATTTCTCTG GTTGAAAGTAGTCCTGGAGCATCCAATGATGCGGCAAACACAGTTATGCAAAAATTTTGGGACTCGGCTTTTGCTCTAGAGCCGCCTGAAGATTTTGACACCCATAG TGAAGCCTCTGGACAGCTGACTTTGGATGGGGCAGATACCACAAAGTCTACATATCAATCTGTAGGTTTTGGAAATTCATTTGCTTTTAAATTTGACGATCACAATGGCCATGTTCATCGATTCTACTGTG GTGCTGAACATCAAGAAGAACTTCTATCTGCTGTCATGCAAAGAATTGGTGATGTTAATGATGGAGAACACCCTACAATGCTG TATAAGGACGATGATGgcgataaaattattattgcgACTGATAACGATCTTGTGGCTGCCGTCAGTTATGCTAGGTCTGCAGGACTGAAG GCTTTAAAGTTGGATTTGGAGTTTCCCAATTCAACCAAACCAACAAAACTGCAACCTGGTACAGCCACTATACAGAAAACCAGTACATTGTCTCTCCGTTCTGGTATTTTTGCAGGTGTTGTTGTTCTAACGAGCATTAGTGTATTGGTGTACTTAAAGCGCTCTAGACAGTAA